The Ignicoccus hospitalis KIN4/I genome includes the window TTCAGCCTCTCGTCCTTTACGTTCGTTATTAAAAGTTCGTCGCCTACCAGCTCGTAGGCGTGCTCGTACTCGTAGAGCAGCCACTCGCTGAACTCCTCCAAGTTTTCCACTATTATCAAGCCGCTCCCCCGGAGGGGCCCGCGGGGGAAAGTAAATTGTCGGGGCCGGACTACCCCATAGAGATAATAGAGGAGGGGAAGGTCAAGCTCGCAGTCCCCAGGATGAGCGACTACTTGAGGCCCGACGGGGTCTACGAGCCCGCCCACGCGCCGGTGTTCTACAACCCCAAGGCTAAGTTCAACAGGGACGTGGCGGTCGCCATGGGGGCCGCCCTCAAGGAGAGGCTGGGGAGGCTGGAGGTCTTGGAGCCCTTGGCCGGCTCGGGGGTTAGGAGCTTGAGGTACGCCGTAGAGGCCGGGGCCGACAAGGTGCTTGCGGTGGACGCCGACCCCAAAGCGGTGGAGCTGATAAAGTACAATATAAGGTTAAACAAGCTAGAGGACAAAGTAAAGGTCTTGCTCGCAGAGGCGAACGCGGTCTTGCACTCCCGGGAGCTCAGGGGAGGCTACTACGACTTGGTGGACGTGGACCCCTTCGGCTCTCCCATGCCCTTCGCCGACGGGGCGATCAGGGCGGCCCGGAGGAGGGGCTTGGTGGCCTTCACCGCGACAGACACCGCCCCCTTGACCGGGGCGAGGCCCCAGTCGGCCTTGCGCAAGTACGGCGCCTCCGTTAGGAGGACTCCCTTTTCCAAGGAGGTTGCAATAAGGGTCTTGATAGCTGCTTTGGTGAGGGTTGCGGCTGTGAGGGAGGTGGCACTCAAGCCCGAGGCGGCGTTCTTCAAGGACTACTACGTGAGGGCCCACCTCACCGTCGAGAGGGGGGCGAGGAGGGTCGAGGAGGCCTTGTCCCAGCTGGGCTACTTGTTCTACCGCCCGGACTACTCCGTCGAGGTGGTGAGGGGCTACCCCCTCCCCGAGAGGGTGCCCGAGGGGACCGCCTTGGGCCCCCTTTGGCTGGGCCCCCTGACCGGCCCCTTGGCCAAGAGGGCCGCGGAGCTGGTCGGGGGCGAGGTCAAGCGCTTCTTGGAACACTTGATAGAGGAGGACTCCGTGGGCGTGCCGTACTCTTACAAGGTTGAGAGGGTCGCGAGCATATTGAAGGTTAACATGCCCAGCCCGAAGCTGGTCGTGGAGGAGCTCAGGGCTGCGGGCTACAAGGCCTTATTGGCCCACTACGACCACACCTCCGTTAAGACCGACGCCCCGGCGGAGGAGGTCTTCAAGGTCGTGAAGAAGCTGAGCCCGCGGCCCTAACCGTTAAGCTCGGGCCCCGGGGCTAGCCCTTAGGTGGTCCGCGGGATGAGCGTAGTGGAGAGCGCTGAGGCCGAGCTCAAGGAGGCGGCGGCCCAGTTCTACGAGAGGAAGCAGCTCCTAGCCTTCGCCGCTTCCTACGCGCTCGCCTCCGCCTTGGGCGCGGCGCTCAAGCAGCCCGCCGTCGCCGGGGCGGGCTTGGCCCTCGTGGGGGCTTCTGCAGTCTTGTTCAAGAAGATCATAAGCAGCAAGATAGAGGCAGTCAGAGAGGCGTGGGACTTGTTGCTGGACATAAAGGGCTTGGACACCAAGCTAATACAAAACCCGGAGGAGAGGAAGGAGCTGGAGGAGCTGATACAAACGAAGTACAGCAAGTTCAAGCGTGTCGTGGCGTACGTGAAGGACGTCGCCGAGGAGTTGAAGGGGAAGGCCTCGCTCGCCTTCGCCCTCTACGGCGCCGGCAGCGGGCTGGCGAGCTCCTCCCTCGCCTTCAGCTTACCTTGGCCCGTGTCCTTAGCTACTTACGCAATCATGACCTTGTTGTTCGTAACGCCGCTTCCGAGCATAGTGTACGAGTTGAGGGAGGTGGTGACGTAGGAGCCCTTGGCCGCCGTGTGGCGGGCCCGCCGGGATTTGAACCCGGGACTTCCGCGGCGGGAAACGGGCCAAGCCCCGCCTCTACGGGTTAAGAGCCCGCCGCTCTACCAGGCTGAGCTACGGGCCCGCTCCGTGGGCTTGGAGACCGGTGGGGGTTAATAAAATTTTAGCACACGTCTCGCACTTTCCTCAAGGCTTGTGGAAATCTGAGGGCGAGTTACTTATCGGACCTTAGGAGCTTTTGCGTAACGCGCTTTTTGTGGTCTTTGTCTTTATTAGAACCTCGGGTTGTGTTTTTCGTTATCTTTTAGGAGAACTATCTTTCCAATCTCCCTTGAGACTCTACAGGAGGCGGTGAACAAGATAGAGGAGGTCCTCGACAACTACTCCTTTCCATTCTCTCTTGAGACTCCACCAGGGTTAATGCGGTTTATCAACGGCGGGGGTAGGCGTGACCTTTCTATCCTCTCTTGAGACTCCACACGAAGAACAATTGGTACTTTATAAATGAGAGACTGAAGACCTTTCTATCCTCTCTTGAGACTCCACCGAGCCCTTCCATATAAAGCTCCAAGGTCTTTCCCTTAAAAGAATTGCGTTCTACCCCAAACTTACAATTCCCCAAGCTTTTCCCTTTATTCAAGAAAAATTTCCTCTGCCCTTCCCTCCATGATCTTCAGCGTTCCCATGAAAAGATATAAGGGGGTTTGAGAGAGTGAATAGTAATGGTGCGCTTTCGAACATAGAATGTTCCCATATGGGTGAAGGTTGAAAAGGAAATGAGTAAGTGGAAAAGTTTGGTGATGAGTTACACACTAATTTGAATTAGGAGTTGTCTTACAACTAAACGCGGAGAAGTACGCTTTCTCCGAACCCCGCGAAGGGCTCGGGTCGAGGGGTCGTTACATGAAAACAAATTTCTCGCGGGAGGCCGTTGTCTAGGAGGAGAGACGAGTTGGTAATGTACCACGTGGCCAAAGTCACTGAAGACTTGTACGTCCTCAGGGTGGACGACCGCTACACCAAGTACTTCGAAGCCTTGTGGGAGATACCCGAAGGCATAACGTACAACGCCTACCTACTCAAAACTGACGAAGGCGACGTGCTCTTCGACGCGTGGAAGAGGCAGTTCTCCAGCCACTTGATGGAGGCCTTGGAGAGGGTTACCTCGCCAGACCGGCTGAAGTACGTGGTCGTCCACCACATGGAGCCGGACCACACGGGAAGCTTGGAGGACGTCCTTCGCTGGGCCCCCAACGCGAAGGTCTTGGGCCACCCACTGGCCGGGAGGATGATGAACGCCTACCCCAAGGCCAAGGAGAGGTTCAAGCCGGTCAAGGACGGGGAAGTGCTGGAGGTAGGCGGCAAGAAGTTGAGGTTCGTCCACACCCCGTGGCTGCACTGGCCGGAGACCATGATGACGTGGCTTGAGGAGGAAGGGGTGCTGCTAACTTGCGACGCCTTCGGGGGCTACGGGATCCCGCTCTCCCTCTTCGACGACCAGTGCGTAAAGCTGGAAGAGATGATAAGAGAAATGAGGAAGTACGTAGTTACGGTAATAGGACATTATAGAGAGTGGATAGATAGGAACATAGCCAAGCTCGAGAAGCTCGGAATAAAGCCAAACGTGGTGGCCCCGGCCCACGGACTCATATGGAGGAAGAACGTCGACAGAGTATTCCAAGTATACAAGGACGTGGGCAAGTCCAAGCCTAAGGAGAACAAGGTGCTTCTGGTGTACGCCTCCATGTACGGCACCGTGGAGAAGGTCGCGAGGGGGGTGGAGTGCGAGCTCGTTAGGGAAGGGATGGAGGTAGCGGTTTACGGCTTCAACGACACCTCCAGGCCGTACATCTCTGAAATACTCACGGACGCTTCCGACGCGGAGGTCGTGGTGTTCGCCACCCCGACGTACGAGGTGGAGGCCTTCCCCTTCTTGAAGTTCGTAGCCCAAGAGCTGTGCTGGAAGGTCGGCAACGGCAAGAAGGCCGTCTTGATCTCCAGCTACGGCTGGTCCAGCGCCGCGATAGAGGACCTAAAGAAGACCCTAGAGAACTGCGGCTACAAGTCAGTGGCCGAGGTGAAGTATAACGCCATAGGCCCCACTGCCATAACGGACGAGGCCGTAGCGGAGATAGCCAAGAAGGTGGTAGACGCCATCAAGAGCAGCTAGCACTTGAGCCTCCTGCTCTCGTACCGGTACCTCATGACCACCAAGGCGTGCGCGACGGGCCTCAAGGCTTTTATTACTGCCTTAGGGGGCTTGAGGTCGTAGGCCCTAAAGCCCAAGTCCCTCAAAGTGCCGTCCACCGCCAAGTACCACCCGGGCTCCGAGGCCGCTCTTTCTATTGCCTTTGCCACACACTCGGCGCTGCTTACGTTCATGTTGGGGACCGGTAGGGACCTCTCCCTCGCGAAGTTCAAGAGCTTCCACTCCGGCCGGTAGGCCCACTTGCCCACTATTAGGGCGGGCCTCACTATGGAGCCCCCCTCCCTCCAGACCGCTCTCTCGCCCTCAGCCTTGGTTTCGGAGTACTTCCCCAAGGGAACGCAGCCCTTCAAGAGTTCCCCTTCCTCCCTTACCTTGCCCCCCTCCTCACAAGCGTCCGCGAGCCCCATCGCCGCCACGGAGCTCACGTAAACGTACTTGAGCCCGAGCTCCTTCGCTACCCTCAACGAAATTAATGCCTTGGTCACGTGAGAATCGTACATCTCCTCTCTCTTGCCGAAGAGCTTGCCGGCAGCATAAACTACAGCGTCCGCGCCACACCTCTCCAAGACTTCCCTCAGCTCCTCTTCACTTATTTCGTCAATTAAATACATCTCCTTATCCTTGAAAGCTTCATTCAAGAACGGCCTCTTCTCCGCGCTGGACCTCCGGGCCACCCCGCAAGAGTCCGTTAGCTCCAACAAGTTGGCCCCCAGGTAGCCCCAAGCCCCGACGACGGCGAGCTTCAAGGGACCACCTCCCTTTCCTACCCGGAGCTCTCCCTTACCGGGACTCCCCTAATTTTCTATCGCAGAGATAGTTCTTTTCTCAAAAATAAGAGAAATTAGTTCTCCTTTTGTAGAAGCCCTCGAGGGATGGCGCGTGGCTAAGATGAACGCCCACATGGAGGCGGAAATAGACGACCAAGTTTTGGAGAAGATATTCGGCGCCCTGAGCGCCAAAGGGGTAAGCAAGGTAGTGATGGAAATAAAGGACGTCCAAGGGAAGCTAATAATTACCGCCGAGCCCACCGAGGAGAGCGTAGTAGAGGCGAAGAAGGGAGGGGAGTAATTGAAGTTAGTGCTAGTGGTCGAAGTGGACGAAAAGGCCACGAGTTTTTTGGAACGCACCCTTGGAAACGCGAAAGTAAAGTTCGTGCTCGAGAAGCTCGAGGTAGAGGTCAACGCCGGGGGAGAGGAAGTTAAGGTGCTCAAAGTGGGGCCCGAGTGCCTTCAGTAGCTTTTTCAACAACTGCCGAACAGAGCGTTAGACACCGACCTTTAAGGGACGGCTCGAACTAACGCTTGGGGTCTAACGTGCAGACCGCAGTTCAACTCCCCAAGCCCAAGCCCTCCGAGGAGGAGCTCGAGCTCTACCTCGCAGAGGCAGCCTTGAGCTATAGGTGACAGCCCTTCTTCAGCCCCAACTCTTTTAATTTCTTCATAACCTCGTCCACCAAACTCAACACCCGCTCGCGGCTCACCCCTTTCTTCTCCGCCTCTTCCAACACCACCTCCATCACTTTCGAGTACTTCTTGTACTTCTCGTTCAGCTTCCTCCAAGGCACGCCCCTCAGAGCCTCCGCCACCTCACGGTCGAACGGGAGAGCGCCCAAGGCCATTAGGACAGCTATTATTGGGTAGCCCACGTAACCCCTAAACTTGGTGCCGTTGTCCGTGCTGTCGGCCAAGCCCCTCTCTAAGTCTACGCAGACCTCGTAAACCCGGTCGCCCTCGCTCGAGACAACCTCCGCCCTCCCGTCCCCCAGCCTCACCCTCCCGTCGGCCAGCGCGCCCAAGGCTTCCAACACCTTTATCTTGGGCGGGAGCCTCAAGGGCTTCAAAGTACCACCTCAGAAACGGTTACGGAGTCCAAGTAGTCCTCGTCAATTTCGAACAACAGGCCCGGGGAGTCCCTCACCTCCACGAACCCACACTTGACTTCGAACGGGTCCTTCGCCAGCCCCCTCTCGAACAAGTGGTCCTCCGGGCTGAAGTCGGAGGGCTCCAAGTTCCCCCTGGCCAGCGACGCCACGGTCATGTTCAAGCTCCTCCCGACGGCCGTTTCCAGCATACCGCCTATGAAGAAGGGCAACTCGTTTTCGATTATGAGCTCCACGGTTTCCACGCTCTTAACCAAGCCCCCGAACCGAGGGGGCTTGAGGTTGACCCCTAAGGGGGCGCCCACGCCCTCGCTCAAGTAAGCCAGCTCCGCCACCCTCTCCGGCTCCTCCAAGCTCTCGTCCAGAATGACCTCTATTCCCTCGGAGGAGGCCAACTTCGCCGAGAAGGCGACCTCGTGAGGGGGGAAGGGCTGCTCCAACGCGTCCGCGTAAGAGGCGACCTTGCTCAAGTACTCCCAGTGCACGTCCTTCAAGGGGTCGTAAGCGCCGTTGGCGTCGGCCAAGACAGGGACTCCGGGGAACTCCCTCTTAAGGGCCCTTACGGGCTCCACGTCCCAGCCCGGCTTTATCTTCACCTTCAGCCTCCTAGCGCCCCACTCCAGCGCCCTCTCCGCCCAAGCGACGAGCTCGTCCTCGTCCTTAACTATGCCTATG containing:
- a CDS encoding RsmD family RNA methyltransferase, whose protein sequence is MSGPDYPIEIIEEGKVKLAVPRMSDYLRPDGVYEPAHAPVFYNPKAKFNRDVAVAMGAALKERLGRLEVLEPLAGSGVRSLRYAVEAGADKVLAVDADPKAVELIKYNIRLNKLEDKVKVLLAEANAVLHSRELRGGYYDLVDVDPFGSPMPFADGAIRAARRRGLVAFTATDTAPLTGARPQSALRKYGASVRRTPFSKEVAIRVLIAALVRVAAVREVALKPEAAFFKDYYVRAHLTVERGARRVEEALSQLGYLFYRPDYSVEVVRGYPLPERVPEGTALGPLWLGPLTGPLAKRAAELVGGEVKRFLEHLIEEDSVGVPYSYKVERVASILKVNMPSPKLVVEELRAAGYKALLAHYDHTSVKTDAPAEEVFKVVKKLSPRP
- a CDS encoding FprA family A-type flavoprotein; translation: MSRRRDELVMYHVAKVTEDLYVLRVDDRYTKYFEALWEIPEGITYNAYLLKTDEGDVLFDAWKRQFSSHLMEALERVTSPDRLKYVVVHHMEPDHTGSLEDVLRWAPNAKVLGHPLAGRMMNAYPKAKERFKPVKDGEVLEVGGKKLRFVHTPWLHWPETMMTWLEEEGVLLTCDAFGGYGIPLSLFDDQCVKLEEMIREMRKYVVTVIGHYREWIDRNIAKLEKLGIKPNVVAPAHGLIWRKNVDRVFQVYKDVGKSKPKENKVLLVYASMYGTVEKVARGVECELVREGMEVAVYGFNDTSRPYISEILTDASDAEVVVFATPTYEVEAFPFLKFVAQELCWKVGNGKKAVLISSYGWSSAAIEDLKKTLENCGYKSVAEVKYNAIGPTAITDEAVAEIAKKVVDAIKSS
- a CDS encoding NAD-dependent epimerase/dehydratase family protein, yielding MKLAVVGAWGYLGANLLELTDSCGVARRSSAEKRPFLNEAFKDKEMYLIDEISEEELREVLERCGADAVVYAAGKLFGKREEMYDSHVTKALISLRVAKELGLKYVYVSSVAAMGLADACEEGGKVREEGELLKGCVPLGKYSETKAEGERAVWREGGSIVRPALIVGKWAYRPEWKLLNFARERSLPVPNMNVSSAECVAKAIERAASEPGWYLAVDGTLRDLGFRAYDLKPPKAVIKALRPVAHALVVMRYRYESRRLKC
- a CDS encoding enolase C-terminal domain-like protein, whose translation is MDLLSWPVPEGITFRVKVIKMKMKIDFETSFGKAEGTRVITVAEAGGCKGFGEAPAEAEPLYSGEFVDSVVAFAKLVIPKIKMVEDVNGLLKVLNSYRGNNFAKSMIEYSVLTLLSCLRKESLVKAVGGRKIKIPVQESIGIVKDEDELVAWAERALEWGARRLKVKIKPGWDVEPVRALKREFPGVPVLADANGAYDPLKDVHWEYLSKVASYADALEQPFPPHEVAFSAKLASSEGIEVILDESLEEPERVAELAYLSEGVGAPLGVNLKPPRFGGLVKSVETVELIIENELPFFIGGMLETAVGRSLNMTVASLARGNLEPSDFSPEDHLFERGLAKDPFEVKCGFVEVRDSPGLLFEIDEDYLDSVTVSEVVL